The Psychrobacillus sp. FSL K6-4046 DNA window CTATTTACCGGACGCTCTAATTTGTTGAATAGAAGCTCTTTAACCGCATTAAAGTCTACTGGCTCTAATAGTTCACCTGGTCTCACTGTAATAGGTTCACGATCCTTTAAAACCACTTTTTGAAGCTCTTCAGGGAAACCACCATGAGGTTGTCCGATATATCCTTCAAAAAATTCGATAACAGAGTCTGGAAAGTCAATTTTCTTCCCTCTCGTAACAACGGATAGCTCATCTAGGTTATTTTGAACCATAAATAAAGCCATGTCTCCAACAATTTTAGACGAAGGGGTAACCTTTACGATGTCTCCAAATAAAAGATTCACTCGTGAATACATCGATTTTACTTCTTCCCATCTATCCCCTAGTCCTACAGCCTTCGCTTGCTGCTGAAGATTGCTATACTGACCTCCAGGCATCTCATGGACATATATTTCAGAATGCGGGCTAATCATGCCACTTTCAAAGTCTTGATAATATTTACGAACATCTTCCCAGTAGCTAGAAAGTTTTTCAAATGCTTCGACATTACCAATAACATTGCGACCAGATCCCTGCATGGCATAGCTTAAGCTACTAGCACTAGGTTGTGATGTTAATCCAGCCATAGTTCCCAATGCTGTATCAACAATATCTACTCCAGCATCAATTGCTTTAGCATAAGTATAAATACCATTTCCACTTGTATCATGTGTATGTAGATGGATTGGAATATCTACGCTTTCTTTTAATTCTGACACTAAACGATAGGCTGCTTCCGGTTTTAACAATCCTGCCATATCCTTAATCGCTAAAATATGAGCCCCTAAAGCCTCTAACTCTTTTGCCATGTCTTTATAGTATTGAACGGTATATTTGTCTCTAGAGTCATTTAAAATGTCTCCAGTGTAACAAATAGCTGCCTCTGCAATCTTACCGGATTGACGCGTAGCATCAATCGCTACTTCCATTCCTTTTATCCAGTTAAGGCTATCAAATATTCGGAATACGTCTACTCCTGCTTCAGCAGATTTTGCTATAAATTCACGAATCACATTATCAGGATAGTTTTTATAGCCTACTGCATTTGCTCCTCGGAATAGCATTTGAAATAAAGTGTTTGGGATCATTTCACGCATTTTGATCAAGCGGTCCCAAGGATTTTCCTTCAAGAAGCGATAAGCTACATCAAACGTTGCTCCTCCCCACATTTCATATGAGAAAAGATTATGCATACCATGTGCAGATTCTTTGGCAATATTAAACATATCGAAAGAGCGCACTCGAGTTGCAAGTAAAGACTGGTGGGCATCTCGGAATGTCGTATCTGTCAATAGAACATCCTTCTGCTCCTTTACCCACTGAATCAGACCATCAACGCCTCGCTGATCTAAAATATCTTTTGTCCCTGCTGGTGGGTTAGAGGATAAATCGAAAGTTGGCTTTCTAACCGAGCCGAACTCTGGTTTTATCTTTTTCTCTATACCTGGAAACCCATTAATCGTTACATTACCAATGTAATTTAATAGTTTAGTCCCTCTATCCTTTCTTTTAGGAAACAGGAATAATTCAGGTGTAGAATCTATAAAACTTGTATTAAATTTCCCTGACAGGAACGAAGGGTGTTTAACTACATTTTCTAGGAATGGTATGTTTGTTTTAATACCACGGATCCTGAATTCTTGTAAATTCCGATCCATTTTAGCTGCTGCTTCTTTAAATGACATTCCCCATGTGGAAACTTTTACTAGCAAAGAATCATAATATGGAGAAATAATAGCACCTTGGAAGCCATTACCTGCATCTAGACGGACCCCAAATCCTCCTCCTGAACGATAAACGGCTAATTTACCAGTATCTGGCATGAAATTATTCAAAGGATCCTCAGTAGTTACACGCGATTGAATTGCAAAACCAAATAACGGAATGTCAGCTTGGTCAGGTATACCCATTTCAGGAGCATTTAAAGGGATCCCATCTGCTATTTTTATTTGAGCATGAACAATATCTATTCCCGTGATCATTTCTGTAATCGTATGTTCTACCTGGATGCGTGGGTTTACTTCGATAAAATAATATTCATCATCCGTCACTAAAAATTCTACAGTTCCTGCATTTATATAACCTACATTATTCATCAACTTTACAGCTGCCTGACATATTTCATCTCTTAACTTAGGACTTAATGAATTGGAAGGAGCAATCTCTACAACCTTTTGATGCCTACGTTGAATAGAACAATCTCGCTCGTATAGATGGATTAGGTTTCCTTCTTTATCTCCTAAAATTTGAACCTCAATATGCTTTGGCTCATATACACACTTTTCTACGTAAACCTCATCAGAGCCAAAAGCCGCTTTTGCTTCTGATTTTGCTCTATCGTAAGCGCTCTCAAGATCTTCCTCAGTTTGTACTACTCTCATTCCACGACCACCACCACCAAGAGAAGCTTTAATCATTAGAGGGTAGCCATGCTTTTTACCAAAATCACGAATGGATTCCAAGTCTTCTAGTGGTCCATCACTTCCCGGTATAACAGGAATTCCAGCTTTTACAGCTTGTTCTCGTGCCTTTACCTTATCTCCAAACATATCTAAATGCTTAGATGTTGGACCAATAAAAATAATGCCTTCTTCTTCACATCTTTTTGCGAACTCTACGTTTTCTGATAGAAAACCGTAGCCTGGATGTATAGCATCGGCCTTACTTTCTTTTGCAATGCGAATAATATCTTCAATGTCTAGATAAGCATCGATCGGTTTTTTATCTTTACCCACCAAGTAAGACTCATCTGATTTAAAGCGGTGGAAGGAACCGCTATCTTCTTTTGAATAAATAGCTACGGTACGCAAATTTAACTCGGTACAAGCACGAAATATACGAATAGCAATCTCGCCTCTATTTGCTACTACTATTTTTTTAATATTATTCATCCCATTGCACACTCCTTATGATTTAGTCTTTTCAAGTTTAACAAACATTGACACATTCATCAGTATACCAATGGCAGCAGATAAGATAATGATGGAGGTCCCCCCGTAACTTATAAAAGGAAGTGGTACACCAGTAAGCGGGATTATTCCAAGCATACCGCCAAGGTTGACAAATGTTTGAAACCCTATGATGCTTGCGATTCCAGCAGCTATCATTCTAGCCTGAGGATCTCTAGTTTTTATACTAATCATTATCGCCTTAAACACTAGGAAGAACAAACCGCATAACACAATCAGAACACCTACCAAGCCTAACTCCTCAGCAATAATGGCCATGATAAAATCTGTATGTGGCTCTGGTAAATATCCATACTTTTGGTTAGAATTTCCCAAGCCCAGCCCTGTCAGCCCGCCTGATCCAATAGCAATATATCCATTTACTATTTGGTAGCCAAAGCCCTGTTCATAATCAAAAGGATTGAAAAATGCTTCAAGTCTACCTAACCTACGTTCTGTCAGAAGCGAATCTTTTAAGAAATATATAAAAGTTAAGGCAATAACTATTAGTATACCAATTAATCCCATTAGTTTGGAGTATGACTTAAATTTGATACCGCTTGCAGCAATAACAGATATGGCTACAAAACTTATAATCATTGTATTTCCAACATCAGTTTCAAGCATAATGAGAACAAATACGAAAAATAAAACTAACAAAGGAGGTCCTACAGACTCATTCAACTTATCCAAGGTTCCATTTTGATATTTTTTCGTAAAGATACTAGCAAAGTATAAGACTATTACAATTTTAGCAATTTCTGATGGCTGTACATTACCAAAACCTAAACTCAGCCAACTTTGGGATCCACTTTCTCCACCTACTCCAATAAAATGAACGAGAATGAGTAGGATAAACATTACTCCAAGCATCAACTGCATCATAAATCGACTCTTATAATGCTTGTACGGAAACAACGCAGCTAAAAAAAACACAGGCAAAGATAATAACAAATTAAGCTTTTGCTTGTTGAAGAAATAATCTGGGGTCCATCCATACCTTTCAACGGACCAAACCATGCTCGCACTATATATCATTACTAGACCGAATAAACAAAGAGCGATGTAAACAAAAAATACAGGATAGTCAAAGTTTTTAATAAAACGTTTTATATAAGCATTCATATGAAAGACCTCAATTTCTTTATAGAAAAAAACTCAAACAGTCTGCTTGTTTGAGTTTTAACATTATTTTTCTGTGTGAATCTCGTGTAAAACAGACAACTCTTTTTCAAGTGAAGCAATAATCTCTTTACCTTCACTTTTTTCTAAAAGTCCAAGTTTTACCGCGAAATCTATTTCACGAGATAATCCAAACATTTGCGTGTCTAAAACCTCTTCATAAAGAGGGCATTGAGGCATTGTTAAGTTATCCATTTGCACTTTTATCAATTGGGCAATTTTTTCAGCATCTTTTTTTAAGAGCACTAAAGCTTTATCTTGATAGGAAAGTTCTATATTAGTATCCATGAGGACGCCCCCATTATTATTATTTCTTGTTCTTTACCTCCCTAAAGTGTATCTTTTGATTGGAAAAATTGCAAGTGTTCTCTCGCTTAGGTTTAATCGAAAAGGAAATATTCTTTTTAAATTTCACCTTTTATCTGTATACTAATATAGATTAGACAGTTAAGAGGAGGCAATTTGCATGGAATTTATAATACCTATTACAGGAGCAGTTAAATTTAATATAACGTTGGATCCCACTGTGTGGATTTTTGATGATCGTAGAATTGACCTAGATGAGTTTTTTGAAGGTAAATATGAGTATAAAGATTTAGACGAGGAATACACAAAGGTCACTTCAGCTCATTGGTCTCGTGAGATTATAGAGGGATCTACAAATCCCCCTACATTAAAATCAGAAAAGAAATATGAAAAGACTAAAATGCTTTCTAACACTTATGGCATTGAGTTAACACCATTTATTCAAAATGCTGAACCATTAAAAGAGGCAAAGCACTTAATAATTGAAACAAGCGAAGGAAATCATACTATTTCCTTAGATGAAATGGATGATATTCTAGTTAAATTTAGTCACAAGGGCAAGCCTCTTCGTGAAGATGGTCCCGTCCATATTATAAAAAAAGATGGAAGTAACCTGAATGATCCGATTAGATACGTAACTGCATTTCGATTAGAGTAGGAGTGTTGTATATGAAAGTGCAATGTGTGATATGTGATCGAATTGATGAAATTTCTTCTGATTTACCACTAGCAAAAAAATTAAGAAACCGACCTATTCACACTTATATGTGCGAAGAATGTCATGATCGAATCGAGTATAAAACGAAGGAACGCCTAGCTACTGGTAAGTATATCTCCTACAAAAGTTCTCGATTAATTGAAAATGAGTTTTAATTAATCAAGACTAGGACCATACTTATCTTCCAAATCAAAAAGACCTAAAATTTTTACTTACAGAAAATTTCTAGGTCTTTTTTTCTGCTTTTACTTATAAGAGAATAAAAACGAAGCTAGTACATAATTAGTTTCATTTTACGCAAAAAGAGAATTGCTTTGTGGAATTCTCTTTTTGCGTTTTATTTTGAAAGTGGCTATGTTAAAGGTAAAGGTTGATTTTAAATACACATAAAAATGAGCTAGGATATTTCCTCCTGGCTCATTTTACTTTGATACTGAGTTTTTACTAAAGCACTCGTTAGCTTAATAAATATTTCCTCATTTCACTTACAAACCACTTTATCATTTTATTATCTTTAAATTATCTAGGGGTAAAAATACTATTTTTGCGGTACCTAATATTTTTTCCTCTGAAACAAATCCAACACGAGGGTCCCTGCTATCTGTGCTATCACGGCGATTATCTCCTAGTACAAAAAAAGTACCATCTGGTACAGTTGTTTCACCTAATTTTTCCTCTAATGTAAAGTCTCCAGTAAGTGTATCATTGTCTAACAAAGCTTTTTTATATTCCTCTAAGTAGGGTTCTTCGTACCTCTCACCGTTAATAAAAAGTTCATCGTTTTCATAAGCAATGCGGTCACCAGGAATACCAATAATACGTTCGATGTAGTTAGTATCTTCTTTGGCTTCAAATACAATTACATCAAATCTTTGATAATCAATCAATTCTGGTCCGATTTTGTTCACTACTACTTTGTCACCATTTTCAAACGTTGGCATCATAGAGGCACCGTCAACCACAATAGGTTCAAATAGGAAAAATCGAATACCAAATGCAAATAAAAGTGCAATTCCTATTGTCTTTATCCATTCAAATAATTCATTTTTTTCTTTTGTTTTTCTCAACGTCATAACCCCTTTCTCTTTATAAACACTTACATTTAATAATACCTACTACTTA harbors:
- the lepB gene encoding signal peptidase I, with the translated sequence MRKTKEKNELFEWIKTIGIALLFAFGIRFFLFEPIVVDGASMMPTFENGDKVVVNKIGPELIDYQRFDVIVFEAKEDTNYIERIIGIPGDRIAYENDELFINGERYEEPYLEEYKKALLDNDTLTGDFTLEEKLGETTVPDGTFFVLGDNRRDSTDSRDPRVGFVSEEKILGTAKIVFLPLDNLKIIK
- a CDS encoding YlaN family protein encodes the protein MDTNIELSYQDKALVLLKKDAEKIAQLIKVQMDNLTMPQCPLYEEVLDTQMFGLSREIDFAVKLGLLEKSEGKEIIASLEKELSVLHEIHTEK
- the pyc gene encoding pyruvate carboxylase, encoding MNNIKKIVVANRGEIAIRIFRACTELNLRTVAIYSKEDSGSFHRFKSDESYLVGKDKKPIDAYLDIEDIIRIAKESKADAIHPGYGFLSENVEFAKRCEEEGIIFIGPTSKHLDMFGDKVKAREQAVKAGIPVIPGSDGPLEDLESIRDFGKKHGYPLMIKASLGGGGRGMRVVQTEEDLESAYDRAKSEAKAAFGSDEVYVEKCVYEPKHIEVQILGDKEGNLIHLYERDCSIQRRHQKVVEIAPSNSLSPKLRDEICQAAVKLMNNVGYINAGTVEFLVTDDEYYFIEVNPRIQVEHTITEMITGIDIVHAQIKIADGIPLNAPEMGIPDQADIPLFGFAIQSRVTTEDPLNNFMPDTGKLAVYRSGGGFGVRLDAGNGFQGAIISPYYDSLLVKVSTWGMSFKEAAAKMDRNLQEFRIRGIKTNIPFLENVVKHPSFLSGKFNTSFIDSTPELFLFPKRKDRGTKLLNYIGNVTINGFPGIEKKIKPEFGSVRKPTFDLSSNPPAGTKDILDQRGVDGLIQWVKEQKDVLLTDTTFRDAHQSLLATRVRSFDMFNIAKESAHGMHNLFSYEMWGGATFDVAYRFLKENPWDRLIKMREMIPNTLFQMLFRGANAVGYKNYPDNVIREFIAKSAEAGVDVFRIFDSLNWIKGMEVAIDATRQSGKIAEAAICYTGDILNDSRDKYTVQYYKDMAKELEALGAHILAIKDMAGLLKPEAAYRLVSELKESVDIPIHLHTHDTSGNGIYTYAKAIDAGVDIVDTALGTMAGLTSQPSASSLSYAMQGSGRNVIGNVEAFEKLSSYWEDVRKYYQDFESGMISPHSEIYVHEMPGGQYSNLQQQAKAVGLGDRWEEVKSMYSRVNLLFGDIVKVTPSSKIVGDMALFMVQNNLDELSVVTRGKKIDFPDSVIEFFEGYIGQPHGGFPEELQKVVLKDREPITVRPGELLEPVDFNAVKELLFNKLERPVNSQEILAYTLYPKVFDEYCATEKNFGDVSVLDTPTFLYGMRLGEEIEVEIEVGKTLIIKLVSISKPDKEGNRIIYFELNGQPREITIQDMNMEVSSFSKLKAEPSNESHIGATMPGTVLKVEVATGDEVRRGQHLIITEAMKMETTVQAPFDGIVKAIHVGAGEAIATGDLLIEMEK
- a CDS encoding YlaI family protein; protein product: MKVQCVICDRIDEISSDLPLAKKLRNRPIHTYMCEECHDRIEYKTKERLATGKYISYKSSRLIENEF
- a CDS encoding peptidyl-prolyl cis-trans isomerase, whose translation is MEFIIPITGAVKFNITLDPTVWIFDDRRIDLDEFFEGKYEYKDLDEEYTKVTSAHWSREIIEGSTNPPTLKSEKKYEKTKMLSNTYGIELTPFIQNAEPLKEAKHLIIETSEGNHTISLDEMDDILVKFSHKGKPLREDGPVHIIKKDGSNLNDPIRYVTAFRLE
- a CDS encoding FtsW/RodA/SpoVE family cell cycle protein, giving the protein MNAYIKRFIKNFDYPVFFVYIALCLFGLVMIYSASMVWSVERYGWTPDYFFNKQKLNLLLSLPVFFLAALFPYKHYKSRFMMQLMLGVMFILLILVHFIGVGGESGSQSWLSLGFGNVQPSEIAKIVIVLYFASIFTKKYQNGTLDKLNESVGPPLLVLFFVFVLIMLETDVGNTMIISFVAISVIAASGIKFKSYSKLMGLIGILIVIALTFIYFLKDSLLTERRLGRLEAFFNPFDYEQGFGYQIVNGYIAIGSGGLTGLGLGNSNQKYGYLPEPHTDFIMAIIAEELGLVGVLIVLCGLFFLVFKAIMISIKTRDPQARMIAAGIASIIGFQTFVNLGGMLGIIPLTGVPLPFISYGGTSIIILSAAIGILMNVSMFVKLEKTKS